One Glycine soja cultivar W05 chromosome 2, ASM419377v2, whole genome shotgun sequence genomic region harbors:
- the LOC114385398 gene encoding F-box protein At2g39490-like, whose product MGKDLFSNLPDEILGRIVSFLPNESSLETSLLSTRWRDLWNEALVKHGTQEDIIGVVAGFITRFEEFDPLKHPRKLQFHFAEDSVVSATVANNNKLMLHFSPWKEEIQMGYELEFKQTKQHIATYQSFPSTFSVKTLYLKSVSCFTSNIAASIVSNLEHLQNLVVIDCKGLESLSVDSTSELHMLTILDCLELKTLHLKTSRLKSFRYRGPLPLLRPEYHFNLRDAMLDFRLGLSCSGLKTKDFDATLLTIKNCEVLTLCKWTFEELIWPSISPLSGSFIFYKLRELWWIDNYHEDEYNTDALFSFLKLCPSLEHLFVTIDPESYSAGGSNSCLMKGTKCTELEHLKLIKFMGFSSRKDEISLAKCLIHLIKGKPPKIKTSDGNCLDAVFVQ is encoded by the exons ATGGGAAAGGATCTGTTTAGTAATTTACCAGACGAAATTCTAGGTCGCATAGTTTCATTTCTACCAAATGAATCATCGCTAGAAACCAGCCTTCTTTCTACAAGGTGGAGGGACCTGTGGAATGAAGCTCTTGTCAAACATGGAACTCAAGAGGATATCATAGGTGTTGTTGCTGGTTTTATCACACGTTTTGAGGAGTTTgatccattgaagcatcctagAAAGCTTCAATTTCACTTTGCTGAAGACAGTGTAGTCTCAGCAACCGTTGCAAATAATAACAAGCTTATGCTTCATTTTTCCCCTTGGAAAGAAGAGATTCAAATGGGGTATGAGTTGGAGTTCAAGCAAACTAAGCAACACATAGCCACCTACCAGTCTTTTCCTTCCACTTTCTCAGTCAAAACCCTCTATTTGAAATCGGTGAGTTGTTTCACAAGTAATATTGCTGCCTCCATCGTTTCAAATTTGGAGCATCTTCAGAATTTGGTGGTCATTGACTGCAAAGGGTTGGAATCTTTGAGTGTTGACTCCACCTCTGAGCTTCACATGTTAACCATCTTGGATTGCTTAGAGTTGAAGACTCTCCATCTCAAAACTTCTAGGCTCAAGTCTTTTCGGTATCGTGGGCCTCTTCCTTTGCTTAGGCCAGAATATCATTTCAACCTGCGTGATGCCATGCTTGATTTCAGATTAGGACTAAGCTGCAGTGGTTTAAAGACCAAGGATTTTGATGCAACCCTTTTAACAATAAAGAACTGTGAAGTTCTTACTCTGTGTAAATGGACTTTTGAG gaattaataTGGCCATCGATTTCTCCTCTATCTGGGAGCTTCATATTCTATAAATTAAGAGAGTTATGGTGGATTGACAACTATCATGAGGATGAATACAACACAGATGCCTTGTTCTCCTTCTTGAAATTATGCCCTTCCTTGGAGCATCTTTTTGTGACT ATTGATCCTGAAAGTTATTCGGCTGGAGGGTCcaattcatgcttaatgaaagGGACTAAATGCACAGAACTGGAACATCTTAAACTGATAAAGTTTATGGGATTTTCAAGTCGAAAAGATGAAATCTCATTGGCTAAATGTTTAATTCATCTAATCAAGGGAAAGCCTCCAAAGATAAAGACTTCAGATGGGAATTGCTTGGATGCAGTGTTTGTGCAGTGA